The window CTTGGTGTACATGGGGCACGGAAATGCGCATTTTCCCTCTGGAGGAGCGTATCTTGAGCTTGCTGATAGAATGCGGGAATTATACCCTGACCTTGTTACTTTGATCGGTAATGTGGAAGGCTTCCCCACCCTTGAAGATGTGATAGAAAAGTTGAAACTACGGGGCATAAAAAAGGTGATGCTCAAACCCTGTATGGTGGTGGCCGGAGATCATGCCATGAACGATATGGCAGGTAATGATCCCGAAGAGCCGTCCTGGGAGATGATTCTGGAAAAGGAAGGCTTTGAGGTTGTCACTGTCAAGAAGGGGCTTGGTGAGCTGGATGCCTTTGCTGATATCTTTGTCAACCATGCTGCGGATGCTGCTGCGGATGCGGAAATCGTGTTGAAGTAACGGTGCGGAGATAATGGTTGCACGGTCAGGATTCTCTTGGGCAGCAGGGGGAGGTATGTGTCTTCTCCTGCTTGTTGTAGTGGTTGTCTCGGCCACAATGGGCTTTATGCAGATCCCTGCTGCAACCGTTCTTCGGCTTATCGGCCATTCCCTGTCTTGCAGCGCCGGAGATGTCGAGGTGGACCCGGTTATCAAGGCCGTGGTGATGGATGTGCGGCTGCCGAGAATCCTGGCGGCTGTTTTGGTCGGGGGGATGCTGGCCCTCTGCGGCACGGTGTTTCAGGCCATTCTCCTTAATCCGTTGGCAGATCCCTACACTCTGGGGATTTCCTCAGGTGCGGCTTTTGGTGCCTCCCTGGTCATTGTTCTTCAGGTGCTTGGGCTCACCCTGCCGTCAACTCTCTCGGTACCGATCTTCGCCTTTGCGGGCAGCATCGGTACCCTGTTCACGGTCCTGGCTCTTGCCTCTGAGGATCGACGGCTTTCCTCAACCAGTCTGATCCTGTCCGGGGTGATTGTGGCGGCCATCCTGTCCGCAGCCATTGGTTTTCTCAAGTTTATTGCTGACGAGCAGGTCGGGATTATTATCTTTTGGCTCATGGGCTCGCTCTCCGGGATATCCCTCCAGAATATTTTTCTTCTTCTGCCGGTGGCCTTGGTCGGCATGGCAGTCTGCCTGTTCTATAGCCGCGATCTTAATATCATGGCTACCGGAGAACGGGCCGCAGCCACCCTCGGCGTGAATACGGTGCGTCTGCGCTGGATTCTTCTTGTCACCTGTTCCCTCATGACCGCGCTCTGTGTCTCGGTTTCCGGGATTATCGGTTTTGTCGGTCTGATTGTTCCCCATCTCCTGCGTCATCTTATCGGCCCGGATAATCGCCAGCTGATCATTCTTTCCACCTTGGGTGGGGGCCTGCTCCTGCTCCTGGCCGATACCGTGACCAGGGCGGTGTTGCCAGCTGAAGTCCCCATAGGAGTGTTGACCGCCCTTATCGGTGGACCGTTCTTTGCCTATATCTTTAAAAAACGACAGCAGGAAAATGGCTAGTGGATAGAATTGCTTCTGATATTCTCTGGCAGTTGGAGCAGGTTGCGTTCTCCTACAAGGATCAGCCCGTCTTAGCCGGAATAGATCTTACCCTGTCTTCCGGGAAATGTTACGGTATCCTCGGGCCGAACGGCAGCGGCAAGACTACCCTGCTTGATCTGCTCTGTGGGCTGGCTGCCGCAGAGAAAGGGGAAATCAGCTATCGCGAAACCCTGCTCAAACAATGGCAGGCACGGGAACTGGCGCAACGGATTGCTTTGGTGCCTCAGGATTTCCAGGTTCGCTTTGGTTTTTCTGTGCGGGAAGTGGTGGAGATGGGGCGTCATCCCCATCTCGGTCGATTCTCCTCCCTGACGGAACAGGGGCATGCCCTGGTTGATGCGGTGATGGAGGAAATGGGCGTGGCAGGATTTGCGGCTCGCTCTGTAACCCGCCTGTCTGGTGGGGAAAAGCAGCGGGTCGCTGTGGCCCGTGCCCTGGTGCAGGACCCGGAGGTACTCCTTCTTGATGAGGCCACCTCAAATCTGGATATTTATCATTCCCTGTCCATCCTTGCGCTGATCCGCCGTCGGGTTGTGGCCCAGGGCTTGACCGTAGTTGCTGCAATCCATGATTTGAACCTGGCAGCCTATTTCTGCGACGAGTTGATCTTTTTGAAACACGGGCGGATTATCTGCCAGGGTCCGACCGATGAGGTGCTGCGGCCCCATGTCATAGAGGAGGTCTACGGCGTGGAGGCGCAGGTGCGGGAGGATGACTTTTCCGCCTGCAATCAGGTGAGTTACAGGCTGCCTGCGGCATGAGGGATATAGGGCCAGGTCCCTGTGTCTGCCCGGTTCACATCAAACGGGATGTTCAGGGCAAACACAGGGGCTTTGCCCCTACAGCAACAAAAT is drawn from Candidatus Electrothrix aestuarii and contains these coding sequences:
- a CDS encoding iron ABC transporter permease, which encodes MCLLLLVVVVVSATMGFMQIPAATVLRLIGHSLSCSAGDVEVDPVIKAVVMDVRLPRILAAVLVGGMLALCGTVFQAILLNPLADPYTLGISSGAAFGASLVIVLQVLGLTLPSTLSVPIFAFAGSIGTLFTVLALASEDRRLSSTSLILSGVIVAAILSAAIGFLKFIADEQVGIIIFWLMGSLSGISLQNIFLLLPVALVGMAVCLFYSRDLNIMATGERAAATLGVNTVRLRWILLVTCSLMTALCVSVSGIIGFVGLIVPHLLRHLIGPDNRQLIILSTLGGGLLLLLADTVTRAVLPAEVPIGVLTALIGGPFFAYIFKKRQQENG
- a CDS encoding ABC transporter ATP-binding protein; translation: MDRIASDILWQLEQVAFSYKDQPVLAGIDLTLSSGKCYGILGPNGSGKTTLLDLLCGLAAAEKGEISYRETLLKQWQARELAQRIALVPQDFQVRFGFSVREVVEMGRHPHLGRFSSLTEQGHALVDAVMEEMGVAGFAARSVTRLSGGEKQRVAVARALVQDPEVLLLDEATSNLDIYHSLSILALIRRRVVAQGLTVVAAIHDLNLAAYFCDELIFLKHGRIICQGPTDEVLRPHVIEEVYGVEAQVREDDFSACNQVSYRLPAA